Proteins found in one Azospirillum thermophilum genomic segment:
- a CDS encoding cytochrome D1 domain-containing protein, with the protein MRWTRPALWAASVAIPALFALAPVSASAQAGDPALAKEAKDASAKIYFERCAGCHGVLRKGATGKNLEPEATKKLGQARLEKILAFGTEGGMPNFEDILSKDEIKNLATYIQMTPDAPPEWGMKDMKNSWKLVIPPEKRPTRKMNTVNLDNVFSVTLRDSGEVALIDGDSKTIWNIVKTGYAVHISRLSASGRYVYVIGRDGKLDMIDLWMEKPEVVATIKTGLDARSVDTSKFKGFEDKYAIAGSYWPPQYVIMDGLTLEPLKIVSTRGNTIDGEYHPEPRVASIVSSPIKPEWVVNVKETGMIKLVDYTDINNLKETTIESAKFLHDGGWDASKRYFLVAANASDKVAVVDTRDGKLAALVTTKPKPHPGRGANFVHPKFGPVWATSHLGSDVITLIGTDPDKHPESAWKVVAELKNHGAGSLFVKTHPKSKNLWADAPLNPDQEVLESVTVFDIGNLDKGPEVINIAKMAGLPETKALKRVVHGEYNAAGDEIWFSIWAGKTDPSAIVVVDDKTRKMKAVIKDPKLITPTGKFNVLNTQHDIY; encoded by the coding sequence ATGCGGTGGACCCGTCCGGCCTTGTGGGCCGCATCCGTTGCCATTCCGGCGCTGTTCGCGCTGGCGCCGGTTTCCGCCTCCGCCCAGGCGGGGGACCCGGCGCTCGCGAAGGAGGCCAAGGACGCCAGCGCCAAGATCTACTTCGAGCGCTGCGCCGGCTGCCACGGCGTGCTGCGCAAGGGGGCCACCGGCAAGAACCTGGAGCCGGAGGCGACGAAGAAGCTCGGGCAGGCGCGGCTGGAGAAGATCCTCGCCTTCGGCACCGAGGGCGGCATGCCGAACTTCGAGGACATCCTGTCCAAGGACGAGATCAAGAACCTCGCCACCTACATCCAGATGACGCCCGACGCCCCGCCGGAATGGGGCATGAAGGACATGAAGAACTCCTGGAAGCTCGTGATTCCGCCGGAAAAGCGCCCGACCAGGAAGATGAACACCGTCAACCTCGACAACGTGTTCTCGGTGACGCTGCGCGATTCGGGCGAGGTGGCGCTGATCGACGGCGACAGCAAGACGATCTGGAACATCGTCAAGACCGGCTATGCCGTCCACATCTCCCGCCTGTCGGCCTCCGGGCGCTACGTCTACGTGATCGGCCGCGACGGCAAGCTCGACATGATCGACCTGTGGATGGAGAAGCCGGAGGTCGTCGCGACGATCAAGACCGGCCTCGACGCCCGGTCCGTCGATACCTCCAAGTTCAAGGGGTTCGAGGACAAGTACGCCATCGCCGGCTCCTACTGGCCGCCGCAGTACGTGATCATGGACGGGCTGACGCTGGAGCCGCTGAAGATCGTCTCGACCCGCGGCAACACCATCGACGGCGAATACCATCCGGAGCCGCGCGTCGCCTCCATCGTCTCCTCCCCGATCAAGCCGGAATGGGTGGTGAACGTGAAGGAGACGGGCATGATCAAGCTCGTCGACTACACCGACATCAACAACCTCAAGGAAACCACCATCGAGTCCGCCAAGTTCCTGCATGACGGCGGCTGGGACGCGTCCAAGCGCTACTTCCTGGTGGCGGCCAACGCGTCGGACAAGGTGGCGGTGGTGGACACCAGGGACGGCAAGCTGGCCGCCCTGGTGACGACCAAGCCGAAGCCGCATCCGGGCCGCGGCGCCAACTTCGTCCATCCGAAGTTCGGGCCGGTCTGGGCGACCTCGCACCTCGGCTCCGACGTCATCACGCTGATCGGCACCGATCCGGACAAGCATCCGGAAAGCGCCTGGAAGGTGGTGGCGGAGCTGAAGAACCACGGCGCCGGCTCGCTGTTCGTCAAGACCCATCCCAAGTCGAAGAACCTGTGGGCCGACGCCCCGCTGAACCCGGACCAGGAGGTTCTGGAATCGGTGACGGTGTTCGACATCGGCAACCTCGACAAGGGGCCGGAGGTCATCAACATCGCCAAGATGGCCGGCCTGCCCGAGACCAAGGCGCTGAAGCGCGTCGTGCACGGCGAGTACAACGCCGCCGGCGACGAAATCTGGTTCTCCATCTGGGCCGGCAAGACCGATCCCTCGGCCATCGTCGTGGTCGACGACAAGACCCGCAAGATGAAGGCGGTGATCAAGGATCCGAAGCTGATCACCCCCACCGGCAAGTTCAACGTGCTGAACACCCAGCACGACATCTACTGA
- a CDS encoding DUF882 domain-containing protein has product MAMIPLRRRELLAGCGVLVLMPAVALAQPVTARRLSLRNAHTGETFDGPYRDASGPLPDAMADLGRFLRDHRANKVGPVDVGTLDLLADVMEAVAQSKATVLSAFRTPETNAKLASKGLGVAEHSQHLLGKALDVTFPSRLPDAHRKALEMKRGGVGWYPRSFFLHLDTGPVRSWELFGRDLDNLFAPGVRGRLRTVADRMKLHRAIARRRLSAGR; this is encoded by the coding sequence ATGGCGATGATCCCCCTGAGGCGACGCGAACTTCTGGCCGGGTGCGGCGTGCTGGTCCTGATGCCGGCCGTCGCCCTGGCGCAGCCGGTGACAGCCCGACGGCTCTCCCTGCGCAACGCGCACACCGGCGAGACCTTCGACGGACCCTACCGCGACGCCTCCGGCCCGCTGCCCGACGCCATGGCGGACCTCGGCCGGTTCCTGCGCGACCACCGGGCCAACAAGGTCGGTCCGGTCGACGTCGGGACGCTCGACCTGCTGGCCGACGTCATGGAGGCGGTGGCCCAGAGCAAGGCGACCGTGCTGTCGGCCTTCCGCACTCCGGAGACCAACGCCAAGCTGGCGAGCAAGGGGCTGGGCGTGGCGGAGCACAGCCAGCACCTGCTGGGCAAGGCGCTGGACGTCACCTTCCCGTCGCGCCTGCCCGACGCGCACCGCAAGGCGCTGGAGATGAAGCGCGGCGGCGTCGGCTGGTATCCGCGCTCCTTCTTCCTGCATCTCGACACCGGCCCGGTGCGGAGCTGGGAGCTGTTCGGCCGCGACCTCGACAACCTGTTCGCTCCGGGGGTTCGGGGACGGCTGCGCACGGTCGCCGACCGCATGAAGCTGCACCGCGCCATCGCCCGCCGCCGCCTCTCGGCGGGCCGCTGA